In one Canis lupus dingo isolate Sandy chromosome 16, ASM325472v2, whole genome shotgun sequence genomic region, the following are encoded:
- the CRYGN gene encoding gamma-crystallin N isoform X3, with translation MNRVNSIRVESGAWVCFDHPDFRGQQFILEHGDYPDFLRWNGHNDHMASCRPIGMGMQHGENYRLEIFEGCNFTGQCLEFQDDCPSLPSQGWSKNCVNAIKVYGDGAWVLYEEPNYRGRMYLVERGDFRSFSDWEAHSARIQSLRRVVNFF, from the exons ATGAATCGGGTGAACTCCATCCGCGTGGAGAGCGGCGCCTGGGTCTGTTTTGATCACCCTGACTTCCGGGGCCAGCAGTTTATCCTGGAGCATGGAGACTACCCTGACTTCCTCCGCTGGAATGGCCACAACGACCACATGGCCTCCTGCCGGCCCATAGGAATGG GCATGCAGCATGGAGAGAACTACCGCCTGGAAATCTTCGAGGGCTGCAACTTTACTGGCCAGTGCCTGGAGTTTCAGGATGactgcccctccctgccaagTCAGGGCTGGTCCAAGAACTGCGTCAATGCCATCAAGGTGTACGGGGATGGAGC GTGGGTGCTGTACGAGGAGCCCAACTACCGCGGCCGCATGTACCTGGTGGAGCGGGGTGACTTCCGCAGCTTCTCGGACTGGGAGGCCCACAGCGCCCGCATCCAGTCACTCCGCAGGGTGGTCAACTTCTTCTAG
- the CRYGN gene encoding gamma-crystallin N isoform X2 has product MAQRSGKIILYEGKHFTGRKLEVYGDCDNFQDRGFMNRVNSIRVESGAWVCFDHPDFRGQQFILEHGDYPDFLRWNGHNDHMASCRPIGMHGENYRLEIFEGCNFTGQCLEFQDDCPSLPSQGWSKNCVNAIKVYGDGAWVLYEEPNYRGRMYLVERGDFRSFSDWEAHSARIQSLRRVVNFF; this is encoded by the exons ATGGCGCAGCGCTCGGGGAAG ATCATCCTCTATGAGGGCAAGCACTTCACCGGGCGGAAGCTGGAGGTCTATGGGGACTGTGACAACTTCCAGGACAGAGGCTTCATGAATCGGGTGAACTCCATCCGCGTGGAGAGCGGCGCCTGGGTCTGTTTTGATCACCCTGACTTCCGGGGCCAGCAGTTTATCCTGGAGCATGGAGACTACCCTGACTTCCTCCGCTGGAATGGCCACAACGACCACATGGCCTCCTGCCGGCCCATAGGAATG CATGGAGAGAACTACCGCCTGGAAATCTTCGAGGGCTGCAACTTTACTGGCCAGTGCCTGGAGTTTCAGGATGactgcccctccctgccaagTCAGGGCTGGTCCAAGAACTGCGTCAATGCCATCAAGGTGTACGGGGATGGAGC GTGGGTGCTGTACGAGGAGCCCAACTACCGCGGCCGCATGTACCTGGTGGAGCGGGGTGACTTCCGCAGCTTCTCGGACTGGGAGGCCCACAGCGCCCGCATCCAGTCACTCCGCAGGGTGGTCAACTTCTTCTAG
- the CRYGN gene encoding gamma-crystallin N isoform X1, whose protein sequence is MAQRSGKIILYEGKHFTGRKLEVYGDCDNFQDRGFMNRVNSIRVESGAWVCFDHPDFRGQQFILEHGDYPDFLRWNGHNDHMASCRPIGMGMQHGENYRLEIFEGCNFTGQCLEFQDDCPSLPSQGWSKNCVNAIKVYGDGAWVLYEEPNYRGRMYLVERGDFRSFSDWEAHSARIQSLRRVVNFF, encoded by the exons ATGGCGCAGCGCTCGGGGAAG ATCATCCTCTATGAGGGCAAGCACTTCACCGGGCGGAAGCTGGAGGTCTATGGGGACTGTGACAACTTCCAGGACAGAGGCTTCATGAATCGGGTGAACTCCATCCGCGTGGAGAGCGGCGCCTGGGTCTGTTTTGATCACCCTGACTTCCGGGGCCAGCAGTTTATCCTGGAGCATGGAGACTACCCTGACTTCCTCCGCTGGAATGGCCACAACGACCACATGGCCTCCTGCCGGCCCATAGGAATGG GCATGCAGCATGGAGAGAACTACCGCCTGGAAATCTTCGAGGGCTGCAACTTTACTGGCCAGTGCCTGGAGTTTCAGGATGactgcccctccctgccaagTCAGGGCTGGTCCAAGAACTGCGTCAATGCCATCAAGGTGTACGGGGATGGAGC GTGGGTGCTGTACGAGGAGCCCAACTACCGCGGCCGCATGTACCTGGTGGAGCGGGGTGACTTCCGCAGCTTCTCGGACTGGGAGGCCCACAGCGCCCGCATCCAGTCACTCCGCAGGGTGGTCAACTTCTTCTAG